A window from Vulpes vulpes isolate BD-2025 chromosome 9, VulVul3, whole genome shotgun sequence encodes these proteins:
- the APBA3 gene encoding amyloid-beta A4 precursor protein-binding family A member 3 isoform X2 has protein sequence MDFLTASQSPSAPPAMDLEEPRDTLSPPQDLTPTCQWDPVPAGSGSLSQMELDGPSVQDLVQQFEALPGDLVGLSPDGRPCPLHVATGHGLASQDVADAHGLLSAEAGREDLLSLLQCQECPPSQPCPKEPPDPAPRLLQPPEDPDGDTSAPEWAEGASAEQGGSRSSSSSPEPWLETVPLVAPEEPPASAQSPKTLVPYPALQEVPGPCDHEDLLDGVIFGAKYLGSTQLVSERNPPPSTRMAQAREAMDRVKAPDGETQPMTEVDLFVSTKRVKVLTADSQEAMMDHALQTISYTADIGSVLVLMARRRLARRPASQTRSRRLYKMLCHVFHSEDAQLIAQAIGQAFAAAYSQFLRESGIDPSQVGAPQSQGAAGPGHLHNGDLDHFSNSENCREVVIEKRRGEGLGVALVESGWGSLLPTAVIANLLHGGPAERSGALSIGDRLTAINGTSLVGLPLAACQAAVREVKSQTLVTLSIIHCPPVTTAIIRRPHAREQLGFCVEDGIICSLLRGGIAERGGVRVGHRIIEINGQSVVATPHARIIELLTEAHTEVHIKTMPAATYRLLTGQEQPVYL, from the exons ATGGACTTCCTGACGGCTTCCCagtctccctcagcccctccagcCATGGACTTGGAGGAGCCCAGGGACACCCTGTCACCCCCTCAGGACCTCACACCCACCTGCCAGTGGGACCCGGTTCCGGCAGGCTCCGGCAGCCTGAGTCAGATGGAACTCGATGGGCCAAGTGTTCAGGACCTGGTGCAGCAGTTTGAGGCCCTGCCTGGTGATCTGGTGGGCTTGTCCCCGGATGGACGTCCCTGCCCCTTGCACGTTGCCACGGGCCACGGCCTGGCTTCCCAGGACGTTGCTGATGCCCATGGGCTCTTGTCTGCAGAGGCGGGCCGGGAGGACCTGCTGAGCCTTCTGCAGTGCCAGGAGTGCCCTCCTTCCCAGCCTTGTCCCAAAGAGCCTCCGGACCCTGCCCCTCGCCTGTTGCAGCCCCCCGAGGACCCGGATGGAGATACCAGTGCCCCGGAATGGGCGGAGGGAGCTTCTGCCGAGCAGGGTGGCAGCAGGAGCTCAAGCAGCTCCCCAGAACCCTGGCTGGAGACGGTACCTCTGGTTGCTCCTGAAGAACCGCCTGCCAGTGCCCAG AGCCCCAAGACCCTGGTGCCAtaccctgccctccaggagg TACCTGGTCCCTGTGACCACGAAGACCTCCTGGACGGTGTCATATTTGGGGCGAAATACCTGGGCTCCACGCAGCTGGTGTCCGAGCGGAACCCACCGCCCAGCACGCGCATGGCCCAGGCCCGGGAGGCGATGGACCGGGTCAAG GCCCCCGACGGGGAGACCCAGCCCATGACGGAAGTGGACCTCTTTGTGTCCACCAAGAGGGTCAAGGTCCTGACGGCCGACTCCCAG GAGGCGATGATGGACCACGCGCTGCAGACCATCTCCTACACGGCCGACATCGGCAGCGTGCTGGTGCTCATGGCCCGGCGGCGGCTGGCGCGGAGGCCGGCCTCCCAGACGCGCAGCCGCAGGCTCTACAAGATGCTGTGCCATGTCTTCCACTCAGAGGAT GCCCAGCTCATCGCTCAGGCCATCGGCCAGGCCTTCGCCGCCGCCTACAGCCAGTTCCTCCGGGAAAGCGGCATCGACCCCAGCCAGGTGGGCGCCCCGCAGAGCCAGGGCGCCGCGGGCCCCGGCCACCTGCACAACGGGGACCTCGACCACTTCTCCAACAGCGAGAACTGCAGGGAG GTGGTCATCGAGAAGCGCCGGGGTGAGGGCCTGGGCGTGGCCCTGGTGGAGTCgggctggggctccctgctgcccaCGGCCGTCATCGCCAACCTGCTGCACGGGGGGCCCGCCGAACGCTCGGGGGCCCTCAGCATCGGGGACCGCCTCACTGCCATCAACGGGACCAGCCTGGTGGGGCTGCCCCTGGCTGCCTGCCAGGCCGCTGTCCGC GAGGTGAAGTCGCAGACCTTGGTCACCCTCAGCATCATCCACTGCCCACCAGTCACCACAGCCATCATCCGCCGGCCCCACGCCCGTGAACAGCTGGGCTTCTGCGTGGAGGACGGCATT ATCTGCAGTCTCCTCCGGGGCGGCATCGCAGAGCGCGGGGGCGTGCGCGTGGGGCACCGCATCATCGAGATCAACGGGCAGAGCGTGGTGGCCACACCGCACGCCCGCATCATTGAGCTGCTCACCGAGGCCCACACAGAG GTCCACATCAAAACCATGCCGGCCGCCACCTAccgcctgctcacgggccaggagCAGCCCGTGTACCTGTGA
- the APBA3 gene encoding amyloid-beta A4 precursor protein-binding family A member 3 isoform X1 produces the protein MDFLTASQSPSAPPAMDLEEPRDTLSPPQDLTPTCQWDPVPAGSGSLSQMELDGPSVQDLVQQFEALPGDLVGLSPDGRPCPLHVATGHGLASQDVADAHGLLSAEAGREDLLSLLQCQECPPSQPCPKEPPDPAPRLLQPPEDPDGDTSAPEWAEGASAEQGGSRSSSSSPEPWLETVPLVAPEEPPASAQSPKTLVPYPALQEVPGPCDHEDLLDGVIFGAKYLGSTQLVSERNPPPSTRMAQAREAMDRVKAPDGETQPMTEVDLFVSTKRVKVLTADSQEAMMDHALQTISYTADIGSVLVLMARRRLARRPASQTRSRRLYKMLCHVFHSEDVSVGGYLGRIPPTGGLSVLPLVLGAVRPPLLSPWSPVGQPLNRAPPPPRASLLPPSPPSPPPRLDSTGPPRRPLVGGRAALRTPPGWTLPVGSQAQLIAQAIGQAFAAAYSQFLRESGIDPSQVGAPQSQGAAGPGHLHNGDLDHFSNSENCREVVIEKRRGEGLGVALVESGWGSLLPTAVIANLLHGGPAERSGALSIGDRLTAINGTSLVGLPLAACQAAVREVKSQTLVTLSIIHCPPVTTAIIRRPHAREQLGFCVEDGIICSLLRGGIAERGGVRVGHRIIEINGQSVVATPHARIIELLTEAHTEVHIKTMPAATYRLLTGQEQPVYL, from the exons ATGGACTTCCTGACGGCTTCCCagtctccctcagcccctccagcCATGGACTTGGAGGAGCCCAGGGACACCCTGTCACCCCCTCAGGACCTCACACCCACCTGCCAGTGGGACCCGGTTCCGGCAGGCTCCGGCAGCCTGAGTCAGATGGAACTCGATGGGCCAAGTGTTCAGGACCTGGTGCAGCAGTTTGAGGCCCTGCCTGGTGATCTGGTGGGCTTGTCCCCGGATGGACGTCCCTGCCCCTTGCACGTTGCCACGGGCCACGGCCTGGCTTCCCAGGACGTTGCTGATGCCCATGGGCTCTTGTCTGCAGAGGCGGGCCGGGAGGACCTGCTGAGCCTTCTGCAGTGCCAGGAGTGCCCTCCTTCCCAGCCTTGTCCCAAAGAGCCTCCGGACCCTGCCCCTCGCCTGTTGCAGCCCCCCGAGGACCCGGATGGAGATACCAGTGCCCCGGAATGGGCGGAGGGAGCTTCTGCCGAGCAGGGTGGCAGCAGGAGCTCAAGCAGCTCCCCAGAACCCTGGCTGGAGACGGTACCTCTGGTTGCTCCTGAAGAACCGCCTGCCAGTGCCCAG AGCCCCAAGACCCTGGTGCCAtaccctgccctccaggagg TACCTGGTCCCTGTGACCACGAAGACCTCCTGGACGGTGTCATATTTGGGGCGAAATACCTGGGCTCCACGCAGCTGGTGTCCGAGCGGAACCCACCGCCCAGCACGCGCATGGCCCAGGCCCGGGAGGCGATGGACCGGGTCAAG GCCCCCGACGGGGAGACCCAGCCCATGACGGAAGTGGACCTCTTTGTGTCCACCAAGAGGGTCAAGGTCCTGACGGCCGACTCCCAG GAGGCGATGATGGACCACGCGCTGCAGACCATCTCCTACACGGCCGACATCGGCAGCGTGCTGGTGCTCATGGCCCGGCGGCGGCTGGCGCGGAGGCCGGCCTCCCAGACGCGCAGCCGCAGGCTCTACAAGATGCTGTGCCATGTCTTCCACTCAGAGGATGTGAGCGTGGGGGGGTACTTGGGCCGGATACCCCCCACCgggggcctcagtgtcctcccgCTGGTCCTCGGTGCTGTCCGCCCACCACTCCTCAGCCCCTGGTCCCCTGTGGGCCAACCCCTGaaccgtgcccccccccccccccgggccagcctcctgcctccctctcccccctcgcccccgccccggctGGACTCCACGGGGCCACCGCGCCGTCCCCTGGTGGGTGGGAGGGCGGCTCTGAGGACGCCCCCCGGATGGACGCTGCCCGTCGGCTCGCAGGCCCAGCTCATCGCTCAGGCCATCGGCCAGGCCTTCGCCGCCGCCTACAGCCAGTTCCTCCGGGAAAGCGGCATCGACCCCAGCCAGGTGGGCGCCCCGCAGAGCCAGGGCGCCGCGGGCCCCGGCCACCTGCACAACGGGGACCTCGACCACTTCTCCAACAGCGAGAACTGCAGGGAG GTGGTCATCGAGAAGCGCCGGGGTGAGGGCCTGGGCGTGGCCCTGGTGGAGTCgggctggggctccctgctgcccaCGGCCGTCATCGCCAACCTGCTGCACGGGGGGCCCGCCGAACGCTCGGGGGCCCTCAGCATCGGGGACCGCCTCACTGCCATCAACGGGACCAGCCTGGTGGGGCTGCCCCTGGCTGCCTGCCAGGCCGCTGTCCGC GAGGTGAAGTCGCAGACCTTGGTCACCCTCAGCATCATCCACTGCCCACCAGTCACCACAGCCATCATCCGCCGGCCCCACGCCCGTGAACAGCTGGGCTTCTGCGTGGAGGACGGCATT ATCTGCAGTCTCCTCCGGGGCGGCATCGCAGAGCGCGGGGGCGTGCGCGTGGGGCACCGCATCATCGAGATCAACGGGCAGAGCGTGGTGGCCACACCGCACGCCCGCATCATTGAGCTGCTCACCGAGGCCCACACAGAG GTCCACATCAAAACCATGCCGGCCGCCACCTAccgcctgctcacgggccaggagCAGCCCGTGTACCTGTGA